The Hypanus sabinus isolate sHypSab1 chromosome 31, sHypSab1.hap1, whole genome shotgun sequence genome window below encodes:
- the LOC132383805 gene encoding histone H2B 1/2-like: MPDAPKPAPKKGAKKALSKPASKSGKKRKRTRKESYAIYIYKVMKQVHPDTGISSRAMSIMNSFVNDIFERIAGEASRLAHYNKRSTISSREIQTAVRLLLPGELAKHAVSEGTKAVTKYTSSK, encoded by the coding sequence ATGCCTGATGCACCGAAACCCGCTCCCAAGAAGGGCGCCAAGAAAGCTCTGTCCAAACCGGCGAGCAAGTCTGGCAAGAAGCGCAAGAGGACGAGGAAGGAGAGTTACGCCATCTACATCtacaaagtgatgaagcaggttcACCCCGACACCGGCATCTCCTCCAGGGCCATGAGCATCATGAATTCATTCGTGAACGATATTTTCGAGCGCATCGCGGGTGAGGCTTCCCGCCTGGCCCATTACAACAagcggtccaccatcagctcccggGAGATCCAGACCGCCGTGCGCCTGTTGCTGCCCGGGGAGCTGGCCAAGCACGCCGTGTCCGAAGGGACAAAGGCGgtgaccaagtacaccagctccaaGTAA
- the LOC132383782 gene encoding late histone H2A.L3-like: MSGRGKGGAGKARSKAKSRSSRAGLQFPVGRVHRLLRKGNYAERVGAGAPVYLAAVLEYLTAEILELAGNAARDNKKTRIIPRHLQLAVRNDEELNKLLGGVTIAQGGVLPNIQAVLLPKKTGAASK; the protein is encoded by the coding sequence ATGTCTGGACGTGGAAAAGGCGGCGCTGGCAAAGCTCGGTCCAAGGCCAAATCTCGTTCGTCTCGGGCTGGACTACAGTTCCCGGTCGGCCGGGTTCACAGACTCCTAAGAAAGGGCAACTATGCTGAGCGGGTGGGTGCCGGAGCCCCGGTCTAtctggctgctgtgctcgagTATCTGACGGCCGAAATCCTCGAATTGGCCGGCAACGCGGCCCGGGACAATAAGAAGACCCGCATCATCCCCCGACACCTGCAGCTGGCCGTCCGCAACGACGAGGAGCTGAACAAGCTGCTGGGAGGGGTGACTATCGCTCAGGGCGGTGTGTTACCCAACATCCAGGCCGTCCTGTTGCCCAAGAAAACCGGCGCTGCCAGTAAGTGA